AGTTGCCATGTAAACTTTAAATTTTTATTTTACCAATAAAGACATTTTCTTTACTGTAATTTGCGAAATAAAAATGGTACAACTCACCGTGACCTTTAAACGTCTGGCTTGATGAAAGTCCTTACAATTTTTCAGATATTGGAATTGCACCAGCGACTCATCGAAACATCGGCCGGAACATTGGCGTCAGGGATTTTGGCGCTTTGGAAACTGCGCTTGCGCAGCCTGAAATGACCTTCGTAGGAGAATATTTATATCCGACGCTCATAGAAAAAGCAGGCGCTTTGGCATATTCCCACTGTAGGAATCATCCTTTTGTCGATGGCAACACCAGAGTTGCGCAAGCGGCAATGGAAATATTTCTGGTGTTAAATGGCTTCGAAATCAGCGCCACAGTTGATCAGCGAGAAAACTTTTTCTCGAATTAGCCGGCAAGTCAAGTGAAAAGAGAAGAATTGATCCACTGGCTGCGAGGACAAGCCGTGCCATTATTACGAACAAATAATTGAAAAATAAACCTCCATGTCCCAAATCCACCGCGCCCTCATCAGTGTTCA
The candidate division KSB1 bacterium DNA segment above includes these coding regions:
- a CDS encoding Fic family protein, translated to METALAQPEMTFVGEYLYPTLIEKAGALAYSHCRNHPFVDGNTRVAQAAMEIFLVLNGFEISATVDQRENFFSN